ATCTTACTTTTAGCCGGCGTAATAGGCGGGATATTTAACCTCCTTCGATTATCCCAGTTCCCTGTAAAAAAAAGAGAGGTTACGGTTAAGGAAAAAATAAGACTCGAAAAGCAACTCCAACCACTTCCGACTAAAATTAAACCTGTTTACCAAAAACCAATTCCTGCTCAACCATCTAAACCGAATAGATTTGGAACCGTTAGTATCTTAAGCTCTCCAGCCGGAGCAAAGATATATCTTGACACTATCCTGCAAACTAAAATTACACCAATGGTTTCTAAAATTAAAACAGGGGCACATCAGATAAAATTAGTTAAAAATGGTTATCAACCATATCAATCAGAAATAATAATAAAACAAGGATTAACAACCTGCATAAATGCTAAATTAGAATTATCTTCGGCAAGTGTATTTATTAACTCAACTCCTCAAGGGGCAACTGTTTTTGTCAATAATGAAAAAAAAGGGATAACTCCTTTAACGATTTCTCCCCTAACTCCCTGGCAACCTTACCAACTACAACTTAGGTTATCTAAATATAATGATTGGTCAGCTAATATATTTGTTGAACCAGGAGAAGAGGCAAAGATGGAAGTAACATTAAAACCCAAACCTAAAGGTTTTATTTATATAACATCTCTTCCTTCAGGGGCTATGGTATATTTAGACGATGAATTAATTGGTAAGACACCCGTGCGGGAATGGACAGTCAGGGCTGGGAATCATATACTCAAAGTCAACAAAGAAGGATTTTTTTCTGCTATAAAAAAAGTTAATGTGCCTGCGGATGAAAGTGTCTTTGTTAATTTTGAATTAACATCGGAGAGTAGTAATCAGTAAAGAAATTTTTCAATACTAAATAAAACTATCTACTTTTTAGATTGACAAAATAAATAAATTATGGTATAGTTTATATGAAGGTTTTGATGAAGTTAAAAGGTAACTATTCACCACGAAGGACACGGAGAGCACGAAGTGAAATTTGATGAATTATCGAATTCATGAAGCTCAAATATTAACATAAATGAAAATAGTAGGCAAGTAGGTAGTAGGGAAGTAGGAAAGGGATAAAGGATGTGCACGGTATTCCTCTTTTGGGGGCAATGTCTCCCCCTTTCCTACTCTCCTACTTCCTACTTTCAGGAGAATCCCCCATTTCACTGACCCATTACCATATATGAAATTGGCAAATATCAAGGTTGGTCTATTGATAAATTTCAATGTGGAAAGATTGAAAGAAGGCATAAAGAGATTTGTTCTGTAACATCTCCCTGCCCTTCGTGCTCTTCGTAGTGAATAGTTACTAAATAATTTGAAAGTATGAATTCAAATTTGAGGAGAAAATATATTAATGTCAAAAAAGAAAAGATCAATTTTTTATCTATCAGATAACATCAAAATATTTATTAGTTTGTTAATAGTTCTTATATCATCTTTTTCAGTAGGATTATTTATATGGAATCTTTGTTATCCTGGTAATCTATCTTCCTTTTTATCTATATTTATATTTTCTCTTAAAGAAATTCATACTCAGTCACTTTTAAGATTTTTAATGACCTCTGGAATTTATTTTATTATAATCTGGGTTATCATCTCATTTTTTATTAATAAGGTTACTAAAGATAATTTAAAAGATGTGTTGATAAGAGATGGGTTGAGTTACCTTCCATGTTTAGTTTTAATTCCAGCTGCCTTCTTACAAACTTTTTTCCCTCAATTACCCAACTTTACTCTCTACCAATCTTTTATTTTTGTTCTTATAGGAGGAAGTATTCTACCTGTTAAGTTGTTTCTTTTCCCTAATTTTAAAATATCTATTTCTTCTCGATTTTCACTAATAGTAATTAGTTTTCTTATAATATCTTATATAGCCATTTTTACACTTATAAGTTTTACTAAATTAGATAAATTTTTATATGGATTATGTGATTTAGGGATGTTTACTCATGTGATGTGGAATACTATTAATGGCAAAATATTATACTTCCAAGTTTTTGGTAAAGGTATTAATTTTTTAGGAGAGCACATGTCTCCTATCTTATTATTACTTGTTCCTTTTTACTGGGTTTATCCAGACCCGAAAACATTGTTGTTTATCCAAACAGTGCTTATTTCATTTGGTGCTATACCTGTATACTTAATTGCTATAAGTGTATTAAAAGATAGATTTGCAGGTTTATGTTTTGTAGTTGCCTATCTATTTTATCCATTTACTGGGAGGGTTAATCTATTTGAATTTCATGAGGTATGTTTTGTTATCCCATTTCTTTTATTTTGTTTTTATTTTCTACAAAGAAGAAATTATAAATTATATTATCTTTTTATGATATTATCATTATCTGTAAAAGAAGAGATAAGTATCGCTATTTTTATGATAGGGTTATATGCATTTTTAGTAATGAGAGAAAAAAAATTGGGGTTAATTACTATAGTTATATCTATAATCTGGGCTCTTTTAGCAATAAAGGTTCTTATACCATTTTTTAGAGGAGGGGAAGAATATTCTCATATCCAAAGATATGTTACCGAAGGTGGTGGAGGATTTCTCCAAATAATTCAATATTATCTTAAGCATCCATTATTAACTTTAAAAAATGCCTTTGGAAATATTCAAATAGTAACTTTATGCTTATTGTTAGTACCTCTTGGGCTTTTACCTTTATTTGCACCAAAGGTTTTATGTTTAGCTTTTCCTTTAATACTTCTTCATTTCCTATCTACATTTGAATTACAACAGGCACTTCAATGGCAATATTCTGCTTCTATTATTCCCTTCCTTATAATTGCTGGAATATATGGATTAAGGAATATAATTATTGGAATAGGGGAAAAAACATCTTATTTAACATCCAAAAGACAAATTAAAGCAAAAGATAATAAAAAAAATATTATATCACTATTAGGAGAAAAAAGAATTACTTTTATAGGTGCAAGTTTTATCCTATCTACTTCTGTTATAGGAAGTTATTTTTTTTCTCATCCTCCATTTTTAAAATTAACAACATGGGAAGGATGGGAATTTAATAATTATAAGAGATTTCTCTCTTTATCATTATCTCCCAAAGATTATTCTACTTCTATTCACCGCAGGTTATACTTTGAGATTAAAAAGATTATTTCGGATAAAGCCAGTTTGTCAGTTCAGGATAGTTTAGCTCCAGAGTTATGTAATCGAGAAAATGTATATCAATACCCTTCTTGTAGTCCAGAAATTGAATACTTTTTTTTAGATGTTTCAACTAATTTTATAAGGACAGGAAGTTTTTGGGAAACTTATAAAAATAACTTATCAGCACTTTTAAATGATGTTAATTATCAACTCCTATTTTATGGAGATGGATTTTATTTATTTTGTAAAAAAGAGAATTGGAATGAAAATATCCTTTTAAGATATGAAAAAGCATTAGAAAAAAAACCTAAAAGATGGGAAAGATTTTATGTAATAGGTGTGGTTTATTCTTTATTAGGTAAATGGAGTGAGGCAAAAGAAATGTTTAAATCCTCCTCAGAAATTGACCTAAATCTTACTATCAAATATCTTCATGAACTTGGAAATTTCCATTATGAGAAAAAAGAATTAGAGAAATGTATGAGTATATTTGAATTAATTGTAGAATTAAATCCTAAATATGAGGATATAGAAATGTATAACAGGTTAGCTAGAATTTATCATCATAAGGGAATGATCGATAAAACTATCATTATAGCACAAAAAATTATAAAGATTGATCCTAAAAATATCAAAGTTTATAACAACTTAGGTTTACTTTATTATAAAAAAGGATTATCTCATAAAGCAAGGGAATTATTTAATAATGTCTTAAAACTTGACCCGCATAATTCCGATGCTAACAAAATGTTACAGATAATATCAAATAAATTTTAAACAGAAGGTAAATAAAAAATGTGGAAAAAGATAAAAGTGGTAGTTTATTTATTAATAATAGGAAGTTTCTTTAACATAGAAATAGGAGAAGCAGTGGAAGTAAATGGTAATCAAAGTGGTATATGGAGTTTAAGTAATAGCCCTTATGTAGTGACAGGTACTGTTACTGTCCTTTCTGGGGAAACACTTGTCATTGAGCCCAAGGTAGAAGTGAGATTTGCTACTAATACTTCGTTGGTGGTTTGTGGAACATTATCAGCTATTGGTACACTTGATGGAACGATTACTTTTACATCTAATGCAGGTACACCTACTCCAGGTAATTGGAATAGTATTAAATTTAGTGGTGTCCAGAGTAAAGGAACAATTAGTTATTCTCTTATAGAATATGGTAAACAAGCGATTTATTTAGAAAATGTTTCCAAAATTACTGTTACTCATAATACAATTAGAAATAATAAAGGTGATGACGGTTCTATATGTGCAGATGGTGAAATAGGAGCAGGAATTTGTCTCTTTTCATCCACCAATAATACTCTTGCCGGAAATATTATTTCAAATAATCAAGGGGGGCAAGGTGGACCAGCTGATTATGGAATCTCAGGTGGTGAAGGAGGTATAGGTGCAGGAATATACTTATTATCTTCGACCAATACTACTATCATAGATAATATCATCTCCAATAATAATGGTGGAGAAGGCGGTCAAGGTGCTGATCGCGCGGCAGGTGGCCACGGAGGTAGTGGTGTAGGGATTTACTTAGAATCATCCACTAATAATACTATTACAGATAACACCATCTCTAATAATAATGGTGGGCAAGGAGGGAGAGAGGGATTTCTATTCTCTTCAGCAGGTGGAGGAGGTATTGGTGCAGGGATATATTTATCATCAAATACTAATATTATTACAGGTAATACCATCTCTAATAATAGTGGTGGTGGTGGTGGTAGTGGTAATGGTTTGGGTGCAGGTGGTGCAGGCGGTATTGGTGTAGGAATATATTTAATCTCATCAACAAATGTTACCATATCAACTAACACTATTTCCTATAATCAAGGTGGTCAAGGAGGACCAGGCGGTGACCACGGTGCAGGTGGTGCAGGCGGTATTGGTGTAGGAATATATTGGCAACAATCGACTAATAATACTATTACAAATAATACAATATCTGATAATAGAGGAGGACAAGGAGGAGGTAGTGGTAGTGAGAATTTAGGAGGTGGTGGAGGTAAAGGTGTAGGAATGTATTTATCATCATCCACTAATAATACTATTACAGGTAATACCGTCTCTAATAATAGAGGAGGAGATGGAGGATCAGGTGGTTTTAAAAGTCCAGGAGGAACAGGAGGTACTGGTGGAGGAATACATTTATTCTCATCGACTCACAATACTATTACAAGTAACACTATTTCCAATAATAGT
This sequence is a window from bacterium. Protein-coding genes within it:
- a CDS encoding PEGA domain-containing protein yields the protein MKNDKITWIFFILLLAGVIGGIFNLLRLSQFPVKKREVTVKEKIRLEKQLQPLPTKIKPVYQKPIPAQPSKPNRFGTVSILSSPAGAKIYLDTILQTKITPMVSKIKTGAHQIKLVKNGYQPYQSEIIIKQGLTTCINAKLELSSASVFINSTPQGATVFVNNEKKGITPLTISPLTPWQPYQLQLRLSKYNDWSANIFVEPGEEAKMEVTLKPKPKGFIYITSLPSGAMVYLDDELIGKTPVREWTVRAGNHILKVNKEGFFSAIKKVNVPADESVFVNFELTSESSNQ
- a CDS encoding DUF2079 domain-containing protein, with protein sequence MSKKKRSIFYLSDNIKIFISLLIVLISSFSVGLFIWNLCYPGNLSSFLSIFIFSLKEIHTQSLLRFLMTSGIYFIIIWVIISFFINKVTKDNLKDVLIRDGLSYLPCLVLIPAAFLQTFFPQLPNFTLYQSFIFVLIGGSILPVKLFLFPNFKISISSRFSLIVISFLIISYIAIFTLISFTKLDKFLYGLCDLGMFTHVMWNTINGKILYFQVFGKGINFLGEHMSPILLLLVPFYWVYPDPKTLLFIQTVLISFGAIPVYLIAISVLKDRFAGLCFVVAYLFYPFTGRVNLFEFHEVCFVIPFLLFCFYFLQRRNYKLYYLFMILSLSVKEEISIAIFMIGLYAFLVMREKKLGLITIVISIIWALLAIKVLIPFFRGGEEYSHIQRYVTEGGGGFLQIIQYYLKHPLLTLKNAFGNIQIVTLCLLLVPLGLLPLFAPKVLCLAFPLILLHFLSTFELQQALQWQYSASIIPFLIIAGIYGLRNIIIGIGEKTSYLTSKRQIKAKDNKKNIISLLGEKRITFIGASFILSTSVIGSYFFSHPPFLKLTTWEGWEFNNYKRFLSLSLSPKDYSTSIHRRLYFEIKKIISDKASLSVQDSLAPELCNRENVYQYPSCSPEIEYFFLDVSTNFIRTGSFWETYKNNLSALLNDVNYQLLFYGDGFYLFCKKENWNENILLRYEKALEKKPKRWERFYVIGVVYSLLGKWSEAKEMFKSSSEIDLNLTIKYLHELGNFHYEKKELEKCMSIFELIVELNPKYEDIEMYNRLARIYHHKGMIDKTIIIAQKIIKIDPKNIKVYNNLGLLYYKKGLSHKARELFNNVLKLDPHNSDANKMLQIISNKF